A window of Conger conger chromosome 13, fConCon1.1, whole genome shotgun sequence contains these coding sequences:
- the LOC133108265 gene encoding CD209 antigen-like protein A, protein MLERGQEELRANSSTLNRDKDQLQREYSAVSKKLLLMEQKRVCTPCPQGWKQFSSKCYYFSTEGKSWMNSRRDCLRRGADLVIIESDEEQEIVVGTGDYNWIGLSDSETEGTWLWVDGSPLQRG, encoded by the exons ATGCTGGAGAGAGGCCAGGAGGAGCTCAGAGCCAATAGCAGCACCTTGAACAGGGACAAGGACCAGCTACAGAGAGAATACAGTGCAGTATCTAAGAAACTCCTCTTAATGGAGCAGA agagagtgtgcacaCCCTGTCCACAGGGCTGGAAGCAGTTTTCTTCCAAGTGTTACTACTTCTCCACTGAGGGGAAGAGCTGGATGAACAGTCGCAGAGACTGCTTAAGACGGGGAGCTGACCTGGTGATTATAGAGAGTGACGAGGAGCAG GAGATAGTTGTGGGGACAGGGG ATTATAACTGGATTGGACTGAGTGACTCAGAAACAGAGGGCACCTGGCTCTGGGTGGATGGAAGCCCCCTGCAGAGAGGGTAA